The stretch of DNA CTGATTTACTTGACCATTCTGGAAAATCTTGATGTTTTTATAGCCAGTATTGCTATTTACATCATTCACGAATCCTTCAAACACACCACCACTAGTTACATCAAATCCGTGTCCTCGTGCTGTCCAGTAACTTTTTTCTTGATTGAGTGTATTAATGTAGTCTTGCTTACTCAGAACCTTACTCCCGTAGTTCGTGCCAAAAAGATTTGCACAACACTGATATACATAGGCTATACCAAGGAGAGTATCGAGTCTTATATTTCCTGAAGAGCTCTGCGAAATGACTTGAGCTCCCAAACTATTTTGAAAGTTAATGATCTGATTGATAATCTCTTGAGGAAGACTTGTATCTGTATTGGGGAGCATATTCTCAGTAAGCATGCGATAGTTCCCGCTTAAGTTTAATAAGCTTTGAATCACCCCAGCATCACGAGCATTGTACTCCGCACCTGATGGATACGAACCAAGGTTTGGATCTGTCCATCCTGGATTCAAAATGTCCTTTAGTATGCTATAAAAATTCCTTAGATACTGTTGGATCTTCTGAGCAGCGGTAATATTAAGAACAAGATCTGCAACCTGTACATTAAGGTAATCAGCAACAGGATAAGAAAGTACCTGCATGTTATTGTAAATTGTCATTATATCCTGCCAAAAAGCATGGATCTTGTTTTTAGGAGGGGCATCTGGTGCTTTTAAAGCTTCTATTTCCTTCACAAAATCAGCTGGCAAAGCGTAGAGAGCGGCATAATCACTGTCTGTCGGTGTCCCACCCGTAACAAATTTAGGCTTAAGGTCACGTAATAGACTTTGGTATTTAGTTATAATAGTCCTCTCTGGATCAGAGGGATCTACATTCGTTACAGACTTTAAATAATTCTCGAATACTTTCTCTAAATCATCAACGAAAATTTTAGAAGTCGCAAGATTCGGATTTTGGAGGATAGCCTTCACCTCATCAGGGGTATAGATTGGCATCGTTCTATCTACGAATGCAGTAGAAACCCCTTCACTAAACGATCCTTCTGGCAACGGATATGAAATGGGAGTTTCGATTTGACTGAGAGTAAACGTCTCTGCATTTAGCTCTTGAACTAAACCCAAGGCGTGTTTTAATGCCCGAGCTTTATCTTGCAATTCTTGGAAAAATAAAGCACTACAAGTAAGTTCGACAGCTGATGTATCAATCTTACCACCAGTTAAAGTGGTAGTCACATTGCGGGTAAAATTAATGTAGCTCGGTTGTAGCGTCACGGTATTTATTAGATAATAATTAA from Candidatus Chlamydia corallus encodes:
- a CDS encoding CT620/CT621 family type III secretion system effector: MTLQPSYINFTRNVTTTLTGGKIDTSAVELTCSALFFQELQDKARALKHALGLVQELNAETFTLSQIETPISYPLPEGSFSEGVSTAFVDRTMPIYTPDEVKAILQNPNLATSKIFVDDLEKVFENYLKSVTNVDPSDPERTIITKYQSLLRDLKPKFVTGGTPTDSDYAALYALPADFVKEIEALKAPDAPPKNKIHAFWQDIMTIYNNMQVLSYPVADYLNVQVADLVLNITAAQKIQQYLRNFYSILKDILNPGWTDPNLGSYPSGAEYNARDAGVIQSLLNLSGNYRMLTENMLPNTDTSLPQEIINQIINFQNSLGAQVISQSSSGNIRLDTLLGIAYVYQCCANLFGTNYGSKVLSKQDYINTLNQEKSYWTARGHGFDVTSGGVFEGFVNDVNSNTGYKNIKIFQNGQVNQINPTFLSATVALLRNPYSLIGRDAYQGIEDAANRTITALEGLISGWNTQITTFQMQKNAVDPSQLKYFETMKTNKKTFVDTAPLQMVYASLMLDKYLPTQQNVITSLGVQMTYSNKAAKYLNELIKEITAFQTADIYYSLSIYLKQMNLQAIADPIGKAIGALSKEKERATADVARCKKVKAAIDEMLVKIKADADLSKSQIRELVDTLTTFKSQSDDLIRNLSCLLCYLSGITLEAVSNPDDTYEAFTTKAFNEPFANWKRQLATFESFVIQGGQNGITPGGEQQLLQAMESSQQDFSTFNQNQQLALQLESSAMQQEWTLVSAALALLNQLVSKIARRIKS